The following are encoded in a window of Podospora pseudoanserina strain CBS 124.78 chromosome 6, whole genome shotgun sequence genomic DNA:
- a CDS encoding hypothetical protein (EggNog:ENOG503NWCS; COG:Q): MAPTLPLLSSPASLPRSQACSPTPATSSMAFTTPPPFASSSSTSPRLLLFTTLFLSYLTALFTSIIIYRLFFHPLRHIRSLFLAKITKLTSLYAARNGQKHLEQAALFEKYGNFVRVAPNEVFMCSVEGIRKIHVRDSGCRKLNAGVYDVIHSEGEYNLDSIMTREEHAPRRKVCHTWLAKVASFNGKPIDTSLFSLLISFDHMGKVEFSHEFRSISRKGTQDATLSMFGEIGQMGELTWLLSIAQNVKLSKTAAEFDQLTMLMADRRAAAEDNNKGDILQHFLDDMRSEKSIAFTNKNILYSDAALVLTGATDTIGAVLAHLFYQLANHPHYQDLLHVQFQKAYGKTIPDEFTNQDLSKISLLDALINETMRVDNLIASNDPRQTPPEGITVDGVHIPGGVAVRVPAHALHRSEQFYAEPAQFRPERWLDDNKEYVKNAEAFIPFLVGPNNCVGKRMTMSVLRLVMAYTVYNYTWEKAPGEDWKRIRTESKDNLILKAGPFEAVFLPR, from the exons ATGGctccaaccctccccctcttgtCCTCCCCTGCCTCCTTGCCTCGTTCACAGGCTTGCTCTCCCACGCCTGCTACTTCATCCATGGCTTTCACGACACCTCCGCCCTTcgcatcatcctcttccacctcacctc gtttactcctcttcaccaccctaTTCCTCTCCTACCTCAccgccctcttcacctccatcatcatctaccgcctcttcttccaccccctACGCCACATCCGCAGTCTATTTTTGGCCAAGATAACCAAGCTCACGAGCCTGTACGCAGCTCGCAACGGCCAAAAGCACCTCGAGCAAGCGGCCCTGTTTGAAAAATACGGCAACTTTGTGCGCGTAGCCCCTAACGAAGTCTTTATGTGTTCGGTCGAAGGGATCAGAAAGATCCACGTGAGAGACAGCGGATGCAGGAAGCTGAATGCCGGAGTCTATGATGTTATCCATTCCGAGGGGGAGTATAACCTCGACTCCATTATGACGAGGGAAGAACACGCGCCTCGGAGAAAG GTCTGCCATACCTGGTTGGCAAAGGTTGCAAGCTTCAATGGTAAACCGATTGACACTTCGTTGTTTTCGCTCTTGATCTCTTTTGATCACATGGGAAAGGTTGAGTTTTCGCACGAGTTCCGATCGATTAGCCGGAAAGGAACACAGGATGCTACACTT AGCATGTTTGGAGAGATTGGACAAATGGGAGAATTGACGTGGCTACTTAGCATTGCCCAGAATGTGAAGCTGAGCAAGACAGCCGCCGAGTTTGACCAGTTGACAATGTTGATGGCTGATAGGAGGGCCGCG GCggaagacaacaacaagggcGACATCCTGCAGCACTTCCTGGACGACATGAGATCCGAAAAGTCAATTGCCTTTACCAACAAAAACATCTTGTACTCGGACGCGGCTTTGGTCCTGACCGGAGCGAC TGATACCATCGGCGCCGTCCTCGCCCACCTGTTCTACCAGCtcgccaaccacccccactaCCAAGACCTCCTCCACGTCCAATTTCAAAAGGCCTACGGCAAAACCATCCCAGACGAATTCACCAACCAAGACCTCTCCAaaatctccctcctcgacgcCCTCATCAACGAAACAATGCGTGTCGACAACCTGATCGCCAGCAACGACCCCAGACAGACACCCCCCGAAGGCATCACGGTCGATGGCGTCCACATCCCCGGGGGCGTGGCGGTCCGGGTCCCGGCGCACGCCCTCCACCGCAGCGAACAGTTCTACGCCGAGCCAGCTCAGTTTAGGCCGGAAAGGTGGCTGGACGACAACAAAGAGTATGTCAAAAATGCCGAGGCGTTCATCCCCTTTCTTGTCGGCCCGAATAACTGTGTCGGCAAGAGGATGACCATGAGCGTCCTTCGGCTTGTGATGGCGTACACGGTGTATAACTATACTTGGGAGAAGGCGCCGGGGGAGGATTGGAAGAGGATCCGAACGGAGTCGAAGGACAATTTGATTTTGAAGGCTGGGCCTTTTGAGGCGGTGTTTTTGCCTCGGTGA
- a CDS encoding hypothetical protein (COG:V; EggNog:ENOG503PX77) has protein sequence MLPSLVLLPAIAGLLPSVSAAALSSNAQKIEDRAITPLACLFFGDIVSPWWLNRCKQHLDMVVIDLRSAEEYAVSHIPGSISAPFEPISAWSQMGPGDLLLELPEYNDLAAFLGSIGVGNSPSTATKIVLVNGVGVPAFPQAAGPRVALTLKFAGLSTGRVAILDGGFPAWTSESLPSTTEVPVPVPKTFISSPDRSFLVDINYVASKINKNRQGIFILDGRDQAVYNGSILEEWAQRPGHIPSAKNLPTQKVWNPDGSFKSTFELLALLRQQIGYGASRSYGEIIVSCGVGGYASGLYWVLTRMLGFDNVKFFDGSAQQWSNEGYPMEL, from the coding sequence ATGCTGCCTTCTCTGGTTCTCCTTCCGGCCATTgccggcctcctcccctccgtctCGGCCGCGGCTCTCTCGAGCAACGCCCAAAAGATCGAAGACCGTGCCATCACTCCCCTTGCATGCCTCTTCTTTGGTGATATCGTTTCGCCATGGTGGCTCAACAGATGCAAGCAGCACCTCGACATGGTGGTCATTGACCTCCGGTCCGCTGAAGAGTATGCCGTTTCCCACATCCCCGGCAGTATCAGCGCTCCCTTTGAGCCCATCTCCGCCTGGTCTCAGATGGGCCCCGGCGAtctccttctcgagctcccaGAGTACAATgacctcgccgccttcctcgGCTCCATCGGCGTGGGaaactccccatccaccgccaccaagaTCGTTCTCGTCAACGGCGTCGGTGTTCCCGCCTTCCCTCAGGCTGCCGGGCCCCGTGTGGCCCTGACCCTCAAGTTTGCCGGTCTCTCCACGGGCCGTGTTGCTATCCTGGATGGTGGATTCCCTGCCTGGACCTCCGAGTCTcttcccagcaccaccgaggTTCCCGTCCCTGTTCCCAAGACCTTCATCTCCTCTCCTGACAGGAGCTTCCTCGTCGACATCAACTACGTCGCCtccaagatcaacaagaacAGACAGggcatcttcatcctcgacggccgTGACCAGGCTGTCTACAACGGCTCTATCCTCGAAGAGTGGGCTCAGAGACCCGGCCACATTCCTTCGGCCAAGAACCTCCCCACACAGAAGGTCTGGAACCCTGATGGAAGCTTCAAGAGCACCTTTGAACTTCTCGCCCTGCTCCGCCAGCAAATCGGCTATGGCGCTTCTCGTTCATACGGTGAGATCATTGTGAGCTGCGGCGTTGGCGGATACGCCTCGGGGCTTTACTGGGTGCTCACGAGAATGCTTGGATTCGACAATGTGAAGTTCTTTGACGGAAGCGCCCAGCAGTGGAGCAATGAGGGCTACCCTATGGAGTTGTAG
- a CDS encoding hypothetical protein (EggNog:ENOG503NV98; COG:Q), translating to MDFFDDLINLNFDLNPTTALTLAAGSFAVWYITTAFISWYRYRHLPGPFVAKFSYIWQVYTIATGHVKENYINLREYGPLVLTAPGTVVTSDPEIFRRANGARSKYDRSPWYAAGKFKHDTTNMGTLIDTPQHDAIKSKTAGPYAGREAEGGLESVVDAQLVRLVDLIKRKYVSRNGELVQTDFSKISRFFTLDVISKLLFGTPWGHLDEGIDVLGWCVAMDDRLVLMFLMMELPALRYLFGGSYGLLRWFGPQPGDKFGLGVVMGYVNKLIGEHFTDKDLKQKDMMSGFIRNGLSEMECQGEALLVILAGSDTSAGTIRSTILYLMSNPQAYGRFKREIKEALQQGKVSSPITNEEALKLPYLQAIITEASRIGTPLTFGHYKVVPKGGDTVNGMYLPAGTEIGHNALSLTHNKEIFGEDADIFRPERFLEADPERKAHMLKALDMLFGSGRWTCAGKNLALMELNKIFFELLRHFDFQIVNVQNPVKERAYLTKLHEDMFVRITETDWSTI from the exons ATGGACTTCTTTGACGACCTGATCAACCTTAACTTCgacctcaaccccaccaccgccctcaccctcgcagCAGGCTCCTTCGCAGTCTGgtacatcaccaccgcttTCATCTCCTGGTACCGCTaccgccacctccccggCCCCTTCGTCGCCAAGTTCTCCTACATCTGGCAGGTCTACACTATCGCCACCGGCCACGTCAAAGAAAACTACATCAACCTCCGCGAGTATGGCCCCCTCGTTTTGACCGCCCCGGGCACCGTCGTCACCAGCGATCCCGAAATCTTCCGCAGGGCCAACGGTGCCAGGAGCAAGTATGATCGATCCCCTTGGTACGCGGCCGGCAAGTTCAAGCATGACACCACCAATATGGGGACTTTGATCGACACCCCCCAACATGACGCGATCAAGTCCAAGACTGCCGGGCCCTACGCCGGGAGGGAGGCagagggtgggttggagagTGTCGTTGATGCCCAACTGGTGAGACTTGTGGATTTGATCAAGCGAAAGTATGTCTCTAGGAACGGGGAGTTGGTGCAGACGGACTTTTCCAAGATCTCGCGGTTCTTTACACTGGATGTGATCTCCAAGCTGCTCTTTGGGACCCCGTGGGGCCATCTGGATGAGGGGATCGATGTACTTGGTTGGTGTGTGGCGATGGACGacaggttggtgttgatgttcttgatgatggagctTCCTGCGTTGAGGTACCTCTTTGGCGGAAGCTATGGACTTTTGAGATGGTTTGGACCGCAGCCAGGCGATAAgtttgggttgggagtgGTCATGGGCTACGTTAACAAGCTCATTGGGGAGCATTTTACCGACAAGGATTTGAAGCAAAAGGACATGATGAGTGGCTTCATTCGCAACGGACTGTCAGAGATGGAATGCCAGGGTGAGGCACTCCTTGTAATTTTGGCGGGCTCCGATACTTCTGCG GGAACCATCCGCTCCACCATCCTCTACCTCATGTCCAACCCCCAAGCCTACGGCCGCTTCAAGAGGGAGATCAAAGAAGCCCTGCAGCAAGGCAAagtctcctcccccatcaccaacgaagAAGCCCTCAAGCTCCCCTACCTccaagccatcatcaccgaagCTTCCCGGATCGGCACCCCCTTGACCTTTGGCCACTACAAGGTCGTCCCCAAGGGCGGCGATACTGTGAACGGGATGTACCTTCCGGCAGGAACGGAAATCGGACATAACGCCCTCTCGTTGACGCACAATAAGGAGATCTTTGGTGAGGACGCGGATATCTTCAGACCGGAGAGGTTTCTGGAGGCGGACCCGGAGAGGAAGGCACACATGTTGAAGGCGTTGGATATGCTGTTTGGGTCGGGGAGGTGGACTTGTGCAGGCAAGAACTTGGCGCTGATGGAGTTGAATAAGATTTTCTTTGAG TTGCTAAGGCACTTTGACTTTCAGATTGTCAATGTGCAGAACCCGGTCAAGGAGAGGGCGTATTTGACTAAGTTGCATGAGGATATGTTTGTGAGAATTACGGAGACGGATTGGAGTACTATTTGA